From one bacterium genomic stretch:
- a CDS encoding HNH endonuclease translates to MNDAGELDQRIRLAAFRFLEEQTALHGEVLPRSVLAAGFTFEGRRVPLIGPQGIFRPAVLPEMPISITTAPPREGEPPPYDDQLRPDGLLSYRYRGTDPNHPDNVGLRLAMQRRAPLIYHYGIVPGRYLSIWPVYVVGDDPPRLTFTIAVDDARLAHEVLPEWGDEVRRSYVARVTLHRLHQHSFRERVLRAYREQCAVCRLRHAELLEAAHILPDRHPLGEPTVQNGLALCKLHHAAFDRHILGVRPDLVIQIRRDILDEVDGPMLVHGLQQMHGSRLYVPRQEELRPRPEFLEERYELFLKAS, encoded by the coding sequence ATGAACGACGCCGGAGAACTCGACCAGCGCATCCGCCTCGCCGCGTTCCGCTTCCTCGAGGAGCAGACCGCGCTCCACGGAGAGGTGCTGCCGCGCTCGGTGCTCGCGGCCGGGTTCACGTTCGAGGGGCGCCGCGTGCCGCTCATCGGGCCGCAGGGGATCTTCCGGCCCGCCGTGCTGCCGGAGATGCCGATCAGCATCACGACGGCGCCGCCCAGGGAGGGCGAGCCGCCGCCGTACGACGACCAGCTCCGGCCGGACGGGCTGCTCTCCTACCGGTACCGCGGCACCGATCCCAACCACCCGGACAACGTCGGCCTGCGCCTGGCAATGCAGCGCCGCGCGCCGCTGATCTACCACTACGGCATCGTTCCCGGTCGCTACCTCTCGATTTGGCCGGTGTACGTCGTCGGTGATGACCCGCCACGCCTCACCTTCACCATCGCCGTCGATGACGCGCGGCTTGCGCACGAGGTCCTGCCGGAGTGGGGCGACGAGGTGCGCCGTAGCTACGTCGCGCGCGTCACACTCCACCGGCTGCACCAGCACTCTTTCCGCGAGCGCGTGCTGCGCGCGTACCGCGAGCAATGTGCGGTGTGCCGCCTGCGCCACGCCGAGCTGCTCGAGGCCGCGCACATCCTGCCGGACCGGCATCCGCTGGGCGAGCCCACGGTTCAGAACGGCCTCGCGCTGTGCAAGCTGCACCACGCGGCGTTCGACCGTCACATTCTGGGCGTGCGACCGGACCTCGTGATCCAGATTCGTCGCGACATTCTCGACGAGGTGGACGGGCCGATGCTGGTGCACGGGCTCCAGCAGATGCATGGTTCGCGGCTCTACGTGCCGCGGCAGGAAGAGCTGCGTCCCAGGCCCGAGTTCCTCGAGGAGCGCTACGAGCTGTTCCTCAAGGCGAGCTGA